One part of the Mycobacterium marinum genome encodes these proteins:
- a CDS encoding MMPL family transporter: MSTDGTHRSSRLVNFLIVAAWIAVAVIANLAVVLAPGKSSDAGSALLSPDSTASAASSRIGQAFPGTGTNAVAYLVVDGRDTLGPADQNYYDAAVSALRADSRHIGSVLDWWSDPLTVPLGTGSDGHSAIAMVWLVGQAGSTQARESLQAAQSVVHNLPASAGLRARVVGPTTSSSVPAHMTAWQGAVIVLATAVIAVLLLLWARRSLVAAAVVLLTAGLSLAVAWPLAAALRAIPGQNISVFTVFSATLAAILTIGTIAASTMLVARPGHHPGATAAQPVGRAASRNNLAALAMPAAGVAILTAPLLLARTPALHGVGVAALGVVVALAASLTLLPALIGLTGPSRLSSSRPVGARRSLPVSIPRTAVVAALVLAVCAIPVIGMQWGIGDGPVKPAAGGTKRVLPGQPLPDVVMLEAKHDLSDPAGLIAIDQVSHRLMEIPGVRRVESAAWPAGVPWTDASLTAAAGRLSDELDRGAGSFMPQVRAIKTLGSIVDQMSGAVDELDRSVTAGLAGAAQIQQNVDVLISGTNNIKGVTVELSGYLDPVRGWMGDVPNCPADMLCVAAGKVIDPVDRVVDDVKLLTDGADRIAAVSRKTLGAFSSAPQVVAQMRSALAQLQSFVPNLETTIENTLPQLVQVSAFLKNLRLDFANTGQGGFYVSGKTLADPSYQQVRQSMFSADGTATRLLVFSDSNLGLDASARAQQLEAAAGKAMKYGSLEDAEITVNGAAQVATDVRGSLTHDAVLLAAMMLAVLVLVSMWRGALTAVVMAVGLLAAYLAALGISTALWQYLAGREIPAAVPLVSFAILAACGLPYLLDRTGTPITTEAPITPDAQPANTAALRSAGAPLAALTAVFGLGLVLVSAGSVGALSQIGTVVLFGVAALTVVARVCIPAAMQDRADRTVAAEPVAEPDLATD, encoded by the coding sequence GTGTCAACCGACGGTACCCATAGGTCGTCGCGGCTGGTCAACTTCCTCATCGTCGCCGCCTGGATTGCGGTGGCGGTGATCGCGAACCTGGCTGTAGTGCTAGCGCCGGGAAAATCCAGCGACGCCGGCTCGGCGCTGTTGTCGCCAGATTCCACGGCGTCTGCCGCCAGCAGCCGGATTGGGCAGGCCTTCCCGGGCACCGGCACCAACGCGGTCGCCTACCTGGTGGTGGATGGGCGCGACACCCTTGGGCCCGCCGATCAGAACTACTACGACGCGGCGGTTAGCGCGCTGCGCGCGGACAGCCGCCACATCGGTTCCGTCCTCGACTGGTGGTCAGATCCTCTGACAGTCCCGCTGGGAACCGGCTCCGATGGCCACTCGGCGATCGCGATGGTCTGGCTGGTCGGCCAGGCCGGGTCAACCCAGGCGCGGGAATCGCTGCAAGCCGCGCAATCGGTGGTGCACAATCTGCCGGCAAGTGCGGGGCTACGCGCCCGCGTCGTAGGTCCGACGACGTCGAGCAGCGTGCCCGCGCACATGACGGCGTGGCAGGGCGCGGTGATCGTGCTCGCCACTGCGGTGATTGCCGTCCTACTACTGCTGTGGGCGCGCCGCTCGCTCGTGGCCGCCGCAGTCGTGCTGCTGACCGCCGGCCTCTCGCTCGCGGTGGCGTGGCCGCTGGCCGCCGCGCTGCGCGCTATCCCCGGACAGAACATCTCGGTCTTCACCGTGTTCTCCGCGACCCTGGCCGCGATACTGACAATCGGCACGATCGCCGCTTCCACCATGCTGGTCGCACGGCCCGGACATCACCCGGGTGCCACGGCGGCCCAGCCGGTGGGCCGAGCGGCATCCCGCAACAACCTGGCCGCGTTGGCCATGCCCGCAGCGGGCGTCGCGATACTCACCGCCCCGCTACTGCTGGCCCGAACGCCCGCGCTCCACGGAGTCGGCGTCGCCGCGCTGGGTGTCGTTGTGGCACTTGCGGCTTCGCTGACACTGTTGCCTGCCCTGATCGGGCTCACCGGGCCGTCACGGCTGTCCTCGTCACGACCCGTCGGCGCCCGCCGTTCACTGCCCGTGTCGATACCGCGCACCGCCGTAGTCGCCGCCCTGGTGCTCGCGGTGTGTGCGATACCGGTCATCGGGATGCAATGGGGCATCGGTGACGGCCCGGTGAAACCGGCCGCAGGCGGCACCAAGCGGGTGTTGCCTGGGCAACCACTGCCCGACGTGGTGATGCTCGAAGCCAAGCACGATCTGTCAGACCCAGCCGGGCTCATTGCCATCGACCAGGTCAGCCACCGGCTGATGGAGATTCCCGGCGTCCGCAGGGTGGAGTCGGCGGCATGGCCGGCCGGTGTGCCATGGACGGACGCGTCGCTGACCGCCGCTGCCGGAAGACTCAGCGATGAGCTCGATCGCGGGGCCGGCTCCTTCATGCCGCAGGTGAGAGCGATAAAGACGTTGGGGTCGATCGTCGATCAGATGTCCGGCGCGGTCGACGAGCTGGACCGCAGCGTCACCGCCGGTCTGGCCGGGGCAGCCCAAATTCAGCAGAACGTCGACGTCCTGATATCTGGCACCAACAACATCAAAGGCGTGACAGTGGAGTTGTCCGGATATCTGGATCCGGTCCGCGGTTGGATGGGCGACGTCCCGAACTGTCCCGCCGACATGTTGTGTGTCGCCGCGGGCAAGGTCATCGATCCCGTCGACAGGGTGGTCGACGACGTGAAGTTGCTCACCGACGGGGCTGATCGCATCGCCGCGGTATCGCGCAAGACGCTGGGCGCCTTCTCCTCCGCGCCGCAGGTGGTCGCTCAAATGCGATCGGCACTGGCCCAGCTGCAGTCTTTTGTGCCCAACCTGGAAACGACCATCGAGAACACCCTCCCGCAACTCGTGCAGGTGTCGGCGTTCTTGAAGAATCTCAGGCTCGATTTCGCCAACACCGGCCAGGGTGGCTTCTATGTATCGGGTAAGACCCTCGCGGACCCGTCTTACCAGCAGGTACGGCAGTCGATGTTTTCGGCGGACGGGACGGCCACCCGGCTACTCGTCTTCTCCGACAGCAACCTCGGTCTGGACGCGTCGGCAAGGGCACAACAGCTCGAAGCCGCGGCCGGCAAGGCAATGAAGTACGGCAGCCTCGAGGACGCCGAAATCACCGTGAACGGGGCCGCCCAAGTGGCCACCGACGTCCGGGGCTCCCTCACCCACGATGCCGTGCTGCTGGCCGCCATGATGCTGGCGGTGCTGGTTCTGGTCAGCATGTGGCGCGGAGCGCTCACCGCCGTTGTGATGGCCGTCGGGTTGCTCGCGGCCTACCTCGCTGCGCTGGGCATTTCGACAGCCCTCTGGCAATACCTGGCGGGGCGTGAGATACCCGCAGCGGTACCGTTGGTGTCCTTCGCCATCCTGGCGGCGTGCGGGCTTCCCTATCTCCTGGATCGCACGGGCACCCCGATCACCACCGAAGCCCCGATCACACCCGATGCACAGCCCGCGAATACCGCGGCGCTGCGCAGCGCCGGTGCGCCGCTGGCGGCCCTGACCGCGGTCTTCGGCCTGGGATTGGTGCTGGTCTCAGCCGGGTCGGTGGGCGCGCTGAGTCAGATCGGCACCGTGGTGCTGTTCGGCGTCGCCGCGCTGACGGTGGTGGCACGGGTGTGCATTCCGGCCGCGATGCAAGATCGGGCTGACCGCACCGTCGCGGCCGAGCCGGTCGCCGAGCCCGACCTAGCAACCGACTAG
- the fadD28 gene encoding fatty-acid--AMP ligase FAAL28/FadD28, with protein sequence MSVRSLPAALRACARLQPNDPAFTFVNYERDWDGVAETLTWSQLYRRTLNVARELSSCGAVGDRAVILAPQGLEYIVAFLGALQAGRIAVPLSVPQGGASDDRATSVLRDASPVAILTTSPVIDDVTQHVSAQSAGPAPSIIELDRLDLDASAGSGAGDENYPATAYLQYTSGSTREPAGVELSHQNLRTNFEQLMSGYFADTDGLAPPDATLVSWLPFYHDMGLVLGVCAPILGGYQAVLTSPVSFLQRPARWMQMLATSSHAFSAAPNFAFELAAKKVSDDDMAGHDLGNVLTILSGSERVQPATLKRFADRFARFNLQERVLRPSYGLAEATVYVSTSRPAQPPEILDFEAESLTAGQAKRCESGAGTQLVSYVLPRSPLVRVVDPDTCTECPEGTVGEIWVHGDNVAIGYWNKPEESERTFGGKLASPSEGTPEGPWLRTGDSGFIEDAKMFIIGRIKDLLIVYGRNHSPDDIEATIQEITRSRCAAISVPGDRSTEKLVAIIELRKRGDSAQDTLEILGAIKREVTSALSNSHGLSVADLVLVAPGSIPTTTSGKVRRAACVEQYRQQQFARLDA encoded by the coding sequence ATGAGTGTGCGTTCCCTTCCCGCGGCGCTTCGTGCCTGCGCCCGCCTGCAGCCCAACGACCCAGCGTTCACCTTCGTGAACTACGAACGGGACTGGGACGGTGTAGCGGAGACGCTGACGTGGTCGCAGCTGTATCGGCGAACGCTGAACGTGGCCCGAGAGCTGAGCAGTTGCGGGGCGGTCGGTGACCGTGCGGTGATCTTGGCTCCGCAGGGACTCGAATACATCGTCGCTTTCCTCGGCGCGCTGCAGGCCGGACGGATCGCGGTTCCGCTTTCGGTTCCCCAGGGCGGCGCCAGCGATGACCGCGCCACATCGGTGCTACGTGACGCGTCCCCGGTCGCGATTCTCACCACATCGCCGGTCATCGACGATGTAACCCAGCATGTTTCGGCTCAGTCCGCCGGGCCGGCTCCCTCGATCATCGAACTCGACCGGCTGGACCTGGACGCTTCGGCCGGATCTGGTGCCGGTGACGAAAACTACCCGGCTACGGCGTATTTGCAGTACACGTCGGGATCGACCCGCGAGCCTGCCGGCGTCGAGCTTTCGCACCAGAATCTGAGAACCAACTTCGAACAGCTGATGTCGGGCTACTTTGCCGACACCGATGGGCTCGCGCCACCGGACGCGACGCTGGTGTCGTGGCTGCCCTTCTACCACGACATGGGTCTGGTTCTGGGGGTCTGCGCACCGATTCTCGGTGGATATCAGGCAGTGCTTACCAGCCCGGTGTCGTTCCTGCAGCGTCCGGCGCGGTGGATGCAGATGCTGGCCACCAGTTCGCACGCATTTTCGGCAGCACCGAACTTCGCCTTCGAACTCGCGGCCAAAAAAGTGTCGGATGACGACATGGCCGGACATGATCTGGGCAATGTGCTGACCATCCTCAGCGGCAGCGAGCGGGTACAACCCGCAACCTTGAAGCGCTTCGCCGACCGCTTTGCCCGCTTCAATCTGCAGGAAAGGGTGCTCCGCCCGTCGTATGGCCTGGCCGAGGCAACGGTCTACGTGTCGACCAGCAGGCCAGCTCAGCCGCCCGAGATCCTAGACTTCGAGGCTGAAAGTTTGACCGCCGGTCAGGCGAAGCGGTGTGAAAGCGGAGCCGGCACCCAGTTGGTCAGCTACGTCTTGCCGCGCTCACCGTTGGTGCGAGTCGTCGACCCCGATACCTGCACCGAATGCCCGGAGGGGACGGTCGGCGAAATCTGGGTGCATGGCGACAACGTCGCCATCGGCTATTGGAACAAGCCGGAGGAAAGCGAGCGCACCTTCGGCGGAAAGTTGGCCTCGCCATCCGAAGGCACCCCCGAAGGTCCATGGCTAAGAACCGGAGACTCCGGATTCATCGAAGACGCGAAAATGTTCATCATCGGCCGTATCAAGGATCTCTTGATCGTGTATGGACGCAACCACTCTCCCGATGACATCGAGGCCACGATTCAGGAAATCACCCGGAGCCGCTGCGCGGCGATATCCGTCCCCGGTGATCGCAGCACCGAGAAATTGGTCGCCATCATCGAACTCAGAAAGCGCGGCGACTCGGCTCAAGACACCCTCGAGATACTCGGCGCCATCAAGCGTGAAGTCACCTCGGCCCTGTCGAATTCGCACGGCCTCAGCGTCGCGGATCTGGTTCTGGTAGCGCCGGGTTCGATCCCGACCACCACCAGCGGCAAGGTCAGGCGGGCTGCGTGCGTCGAGCAGTATCGACAGCAGCAGTTCGCCCGCCTGGACGCCTAG